DNA sequence from the Methylacidiphilum kamchatkense Kam1 genome:
CATTGTTATTTTACATTGAAAGATGAAACAGCTGTGATCAACGCTGTATTTTTTAGGAGTGACGCCCAAAAGCTCACATTCGAGTTAAAAGATGGGCTTTCTGTTGTGGTCAGGGGGTTATTAACGGTTTACGAGACAAAGGGACAGTATCAACTCAGGGTGCTAGAAGCTAAGAAAAAAGGGGCTGGATCACTGTTAGAAAAGTTCGAGGAATTGAAACGAAAGCTTTCTCAAGAAGGCCTTTTTGATTTATCTAGGAAAAAAAAGCTCCCTCTTTTTCCAGAAAAAATAGGAATTATAACCTCTTTAAAAGGAGCGGTGATTCAAGATTTTTCCAGAATTTTGCAACGAAGGGCTCCAGGCATAAGAATTTATGTTCGAGATGTAAGAGTGCAAGGAAATGGAGCGGCTGTCGAAATAGCAAGGGCAATAGATGAATTTAGTGTAGCTCGTGAGGTTGACATTTTGGTTCTAGCTCGAGGAGGCGGCAGTCTGGAAGATTTGTGGGCTTTTAATGAGGAGCAAGTGGCAAGAGCGCTTTTTCGCTGTATGATACCAACGGTTTCTGCTGTTGGACATGAAACGGATTTTACAATCGCCGATTTTGTTGCTGATGTGAGAGCTCCAACGCCTTCGGCGGCGGCAGAGATTGTATCCCGGGATTGGGAAGAATGGAGGCAAGAGCTTGAGCATTTGCGCCAGAGAATTTATCGGTTTTCTCTCCAATTTATTGAAATATGGAAAGAAAGGTTAGAAAAAATCAGGAACAGTTCTAGTCTTGCGGAACCTTCCCGATACGTAGGACTGCTTCGGCAAAATGTGGATATGCTTGAACAATCCCTTGAAAAATCGGCCATGATGGCTGTCGAACGAATGCGGACAAAACACACTCAACTGCGATTACGTCTCCAGTCCTACGATCCTCTGCAGCATATTCGTAGTCTTGCAGAGGCATTAAAACTTTGGGCAGCAAGGCTAGAATCGGTTAGCCCTCAGGTTGTTCTTGACAGAGGCTATGCAATGGCCTTTGATCAACAGGGCCAACTACTAAAAGATGCTGGAAATGTTGTCAGTGGAGAAAAAGTCATTGTCGTTCTTTCGAAAGGAAAGCTGTTAGGGATAGTGGAGAAAACAGTTCGAAACAACCAGGAAGATTTTCCTCTTTGAAGGAGAAAGGTTTTTTGTTTGCTAGGAGTTCTTGACTAAAAGAAAATTCTTGTATTATATTGCTAACTCTTTTCATATTCATTGAAACAAAAGAGTATATCAGGAATATAGTATATATTATTTTAATAAGCATTGGATTGATTTATAATACAATAATGGAAAAATATTGTTTTTTGCCCATGTAGCTCAGTTGGTAGAGCACGTCCTTGGTAAGGACGGGGTCACCGGTTCAATCCCGGTCATGGGCTCGTAAAAAAATAATAACTTAGGAATAACTGAACTAAAAAGAGGGAAGGTCAATGGCAAAGGAGGCATTTTTACGAAAAAAACCCCATATTAATGTGGGAACAATTGGTCATGTCGATCATGGTAAAACAACTTTAACTTCGGCTATAACATATGTGCTCGCCAAAAAAGGGCTTGCACAAAAAATGGCTTATGAGCAGATCGACAAAGCTCCAGAGGAAAAAGAACGTGGCATTACCATCAACACGGCTCACGTTGAATATGAGTCGGACAAAAGACACTATGCCCATGTGGATTGTCCC
Encoded proteins:
- the xseA gene encoding exodeoxyribonuclease VII large subunit, producing the protein MKETELDLWQSDVARQNALYDGFSAPWTVGELTKKIRFLLEGQIGEVWVLGEISNFRIPSSGHCYFTLKDETAVINAVFFRSDAQKLTFELKDGLSVVVRGLLTVYETKGQYQLRVLEAKKKGAGSLLEKFEELKRKLSQEGLFDLSRKKKLPLFPEKIGIITSLKGAVIQDFSRILQRRAPGIRIYVRDVRVQGNGAAVEIARAIDEFSVAREVDILVLARGGGSLEDLWAFNEEQVARALFRCMIPTVSAVGHETDFTIADFVADVRAPTPSAAAEIVSRDWEEWRQELEHLRQRIYRFSLQFIEIWKERLEKIRNSSSLAEPSRYVGLLRQNVDMLEQSLEKSAMMAVERMRTKHTQLRLRLQSYDPLQHIRSLAEALKLWAARLESVSPQVVLDRGYAMAFDQQGQLLKDAGNVVSGEKVIVVLSKGKLLGIVEKTVRNNQEDFPL